One Cherax quadricarinatus isolate ZL_2023a unplaced genomic scaffold, ASM3850222v1 Contig15, whole genome shotgun sequence genomic window, gagacacgcactccactttcatacttatcaatgatctctttcttcatctctatagtaattctcacccttattcctgtagggttggcactagaagctttcttggggcctatggtcacttattttgcagataaaatcaccagaaacactgtaataatacgaaatgttccgattgcatgcttggatgttaccgtggaggctggctggtaaacaatgccaccagcggaacgtgaggctggctaagggcgcacattagacgcgtctcggacgaacagcgttgagcgggttttttagcggtatgcgaggcaaaatcttggcgataaaatgtagcggtatgcggatttaacgttatgtgatgccaacggtaagcgggggtccactgtattctgttaggtaatgtaattaaaaaaataacaaagtttgattgggtcttaggtttaataTTTCTGTGATACAATTAtgaaataagataagataagatttcgttcaaatttttaaccccggagggttagccacccaggataacccaagaaagtcagtgcgtcatcaaggactgtctaacttatttccattggggtccttaatcttgtcccccagaatgcgacccacaccagtcgactaacacccaggtacctatttgctgctaggtgaacaggacaacaggtgtaaggaaacgtgtcaaaatgtttccacccgccgggaatcgaacccgggccctccgtgtgtgaagcgggagttttagccaccaggccaccgggcctttatttagttgtgggtgagtaagtgaattttgagaagagacttgaatttataaacagataatgtttcttttatattcataggtaatgaattccagattttagggccttttatgtgcattgagtttttgcatagcatgcgatggacacgaggaacatcaaagagtgatctgtgccttgtgttatggccatgtgttctgttgaggttggtaagaagacgtttgaggggagggtttatatcagagttaagttaATTAGTTAACTTAAGTTTATCAGAGTTAAGTGTCTGTGTGCTTATCAATTCgaaactcttcttaaaaaccacttactcacccacaactcaaTAAATACTCATTAACTCTATCTTATAACCCTATCAAACTATCAGTGCTCACTAACTCATCAAaagtgctacaaatttgtacaactataaatcCTCCTATTTCAAATActcatttattcttcatgttgtatactgtatttttaCCACTCAATATATATCATTGCTTACTTAAAAGTTATTTTTAAGCCTGCccacaatgctctgcatacaTGGAAGGGGAGCTTTcggcatgtacactcaaccactctactatttcttttgtacaactatgtactatcatgtccaaataataatCAATAAATCAAATAAATTGCTTTCAGGAATGCAAGTCAAAATTGACCTCAAACTAGAATTAAATGTTCCATTTCTCCTAATCCACACAAATTACATCGTCTAGTGCACATCAAACTTTTAACTGTCCAAACTGGCCTGACATTACCTCGTCACTATAAAACGAGTGTGCACAGTACTAAAAACTTATGACAACAAGTACCTTGTCGGAGCACCATCTACAGCAAAGCAATCATGTCATCTAACTCCCCTTTCAAAAAATAAGTCATGTTGaaccaaaatacagtggaccctcgactaacgatattaactggtacccgagaacgattatcgttagtcgagtttttTTAACGTtagtcgatgccatcgttggtcgagggtccactgtattttactaGTGCCTTTTCAGATGACGTGGCCACAAGTGATCAAAGAAATATCAAAAACATCCATAATAACCCACGTGTTTTCATTTTTTTATACAACTGCTATTGTCATCCTGCCACAATGTCCTCATGCCCTAATTAAAAACAATTGTGCAACATGTGTAACATATATCTGTCAGACAAGCTGCCTGGCTGACTGACTTTCTCTCTCAAAGGTACagttatagtgtaaattacctaggataaccaaaaaaatccAGTACTGTGCTTGCAGatataataagcatgactgactgactggcaagtaatacacttCATCAGCAATCAAACAGGACTGCATTATCCATAATAACTTACTTCATAacctcctccaacacacacacacacgcacgcacgcacgcacgcacgcacgcacgcacgcacacacacacacacgcacgcacgcacgcacgcacgcacgcacgcacgcacacacacacacacagtcagacaAAACATTACCAGACAGCTACACACTATGTGTAACAGTCCAAACAAAGCCAGGGCTTCCCTGCAGAAATGCACCATCATCAAGTGTCAAACCACTGCTTTACTATCTGTCATCAGCAGTTTagtgactgacttgactgattaacactgtcttacaccatgcttcaacAAGTTTCGTATATACTCCATATATAAAACATTGTTGGGACCTATACTTTCTATAGAGTTCTAGACAACAGTACATGACCAAGGCAGGtcaaaatgttcacctgtcactgtccttgtCATTGAGTACAATTTCactacctaatattagtgtcacaaTAAACACTGCCTATTAAATCACAACTACTATAAATTATAATGATCAAAACAAAAATTATTTCAAATCTAAaaatgacacaaaaaaaaaaataaaattaatacacCAATCACCAGCACTTTTCCAAACAGCACAACTCCACATTGCCATCACGTTAGCATCCACCACCTACTTCGTGGCCTTGTATCCCACTAAGTATTGATCCTGACTGCTTTGTGTCACCAAGAACCCTGCCTCATGTGTTTCttcaattctattgtgtttctcacctccTTTCTTTTGGACCATGCTCGCTTATTTAGTAGCAATTGCAAGCATAAAAAAACAATGCACTATTACAAAATTTCTCGTATCGACATCGTGTGGTTGCTCGCCGATACGCAGTGCCGCACTGACTGGGAATGGAGTGTGGACCACCTCTGTGTGCGCACACATGCCAGGAGACTGCTCGTACGAGTCCAAACTGGCGACAATTTGTCGGGCAGATGACAATCCATGAGGCgttattttgacgaaaaaaattACGATCCGTGAAGATTACAAAGAGCAAGGCTTACAATATTCGAGGGTCcagtgataattacaatttatactACTACTTCTCATTTCACAGCCAATCTTTctcctgacactaatattaggtactcaaATAGTActcagtcacaaacacaccaacaaacaggTCGACATTTTCATCTGCCTTCatcatttactattgtctgcAAATATATACAAACTATTTATTTATACATCTCGGCAACATTTTAAACATGCTCAACTATATATCAAACTCATGCAACATGAAATGTCACTAAACCGCTGACACTGAAGCACtccagtgacacttgatgatcgtgCACTACTTCAGGGAACCCTGCCTTTTATTTCTTTCCACTgttgtacacaaacatgtctgcctgtctgtctgtctgtctgcctgtgtgtctcttTCACTCTCCTTGTCTCTCTATCTCAGGCAGCAGCTCATacaccaacaggtattacacacaatgcacttgtaaagtaaaaggacacaagtgcaactaatgtaacattttattgtggcaacgtttcactctccaggagcttagtcaagcttgacaaagctcctggagagcgaaacgttgccataataaaatgtcacattagttgcacttgtgtccttttactttacatattgttggtaattctaccaacattattacacaatGCACTTGTCACATCTCCTTCATCATCAAGTGAAAATGTATATATTACTTGCCACTGACTTGCCAGTCATGTTtattatgtcttatatctacaaacacTATATAGCACTTTGCCgagaatttttgggttatcccaggtaatttacactatgtataataactgaaCTGTacatacttatgtgtacatgtgaaaaACAGATggacagacagagatatagacagacagccaaaatcaatcaatcaatcagtcagtcagccagccagccagcctaccAAATACATATTACACATTCCAGAACCATTTCTCTATACTTTAGGTATACATTATACAACATTCTCGCTGGATGACACCACCAGTGCTATCAAAAATGAAACCATATTGCACAAATGttacacatgggttattatccaTCTTTATAATATTTtcaccacttgtggccacatccatcactATCCTCTTAAAAGTCTCTTTTTATTTTCTATAATTATAGGGCAGTGATTCAACTCCGGGATAACAACTTTACTGTACATTTCCTTGTAACAACTTTACTGTACATTTCCTTGTAAGAAACTGAAATGAAAATCTATGACAAATCATTCGACTTGAGAAATATATCGATTAATCTTGCTTCTGAAATCTGGATTTATATTTACTGTTCAGTTATCTCCGTAGTGAATTGTCAGAAACTCAAAATTACTTTGATAAAGTTACATAAGCAAACTTAAAAGTTACCATTAACAAAATATTCCTTCAGTAAtgtttgaataaatggtttagaaaagcaACAAGTTTATGAGACACTTGACTgacatttaggaatctttattctggaaatgttttgccagccagtgactccatcagtccaatacagagaacagtggaagatgaggaagaaattgaggtaatcagtccttcagcttatagttgatgtaatcagttcatctaTCTTGTAgaaactgatggactgattgcaccaaatccaggctgagggactgattaccccaattCCCCTTCTTGTTTTCATCAttcttcgtattggactgatgaagccactgtgtgggaaGACATTTATacaaagattcccaagagttgcacatgtgtctaatttatcaactagttGGTTTTCTGAACaatttatttatataaaataaacataaatacatataaataatatcagataAATCATATACTTATAAATCTAGTCATTGTTAAGTCAAGCGTTGAGTTCTTGCTTCAGCCGTCCTGTGCCATGCCTACCCAGGATTTATGTAGATTTTTTTCTGTACTGAGTTTGCTTATAATAGCTCTATTACATTGGAGTGCTTGGCTGTGGTCAGGGCTCGTTATTTTTACAGTGTCTTCATGCATATTAAGCTCTAGTTCAACATGGTATTTTTGAAGCAGCTCTACAACAAATAAACCTTTATTTTCCATTAATTTATGGTATGATCCTTTAGGACACACTGTAAGAAGAGTATACCATTGCTTAGCGCACAAGGGAGGTGACACAGAGTTACCACCTTCTGGGGGGTTAGGAGGACCCTCTGGCTCAACAGGGACTGTTAGCTCAACAGGGACTGCTAGCCCAACAGGGACCTCTGGCTCAACAGGGACCTCTGGCTCAACAGGAACCTCTGGCTCAACAGGGATGTCTGGTTCAACAAGGACCTCTGGCTCAACAGGGACCTCTGGCTCAACAGTGATCTCTGGCTCAATTGATCCTGTCTGGTCCTGGTCATTTTTCTTTGATGCATTTTTTCCGTGACGTCTGTTAAGTTTTCTTGTTTTGGGCTTTCCTACCATAGCCATCTTCACTGTATCACTGGTTCTTCTCCTCCAGAGATTGACTTCTGCGATCAGTCCAATGGCACTCACTGTAATTAACATGAGAACACACAAACTCATCATGAAGGGAGTAGAGGAACCCTCATGACAGCATGATGTCACTTCAAGAAGCGTTTTAAGATTTTGGATTTCCAGATAACATTCATAAGCGGTCATGACGCGACCAATAATGGGCAGCCACCTTGGATCAAACTGATGGTCAAAGTCGGTACTTGTCTCTTGTACTGGAGCGTCACTCACATATCGCCACACATCAACTACAATTGAGGTAGAGACCCAAGAGAACATTGGCTGACAAGCATCAGTAGCTTGGTCAACCTGTCTTCTGAGGTCGTCTCTCTCTTTTTCTAAATCACGAACCCATGGATCAAAAAGCTGATAATAACACCCTAATATTTCCAGAATGATTCCCACTGCCAGCATCCACAAGCAGCAAGTTTTCACAGCCATCTTGCAAGACATTTTGACGAGTCTTAAGTTTACTAGTAGTGAAGtagtgaaactcttcaaaggttacTAATTTCAACTGTATATTAATTTAAAACATTATGCACCTTTATACTAAATATATCAATATACCGAAAAAATAGTTATCCTCGAATTTTCAGTTTATAATCGAAAGTGTATATATCATTTATTTATATGGAAGAAAACCAAAATTTAATAGTGTAACAGTGTTTCTTGAAGTGATTTGTATTAtagtgtctgttgttgtgtgatgtagtatagtgtctagtgatagtgacttTATATTATACTGACCAGGTCCATGTGCACGAATCCTTTATCATGAACCTCCTGGAGGCTCTCGGCTAACTTAATCAAAGCCAGGATGCGCTTTGAGGAAGACTTACAGTTGTAGAAAAATTCGTTGAAATCTGTGTGTCCACGATACTCCATAACCATGGCTGGGTAATCATAGGCCATGCATCTCACCAGAGGGGCACCTCCAGCACCATTAACTTCATGAAGTAAATTCATTTCATGGCCAAATATCCTCATGTAGTTTTTTTCATGGGATTTTTTGATGCACAGCTTTTCACCAAGTACAGTGAAGAGATAGACTGATCCGCTGACTCTGCTGCCAAGGAATGTACACTCTGGGCTCATCATCACAAGGTCTGTCAACTCCTCAAAGGAGACAAAGGTAAACTTTTTTCCATCCATTTTaaagaagtgaagcagcggtactGTTCCTCGAAGTTGGCTTCTACAACCTCACAAAGTTTTACCGGTCTTCAGCTGTCTCTACTAAAGTACTTCAG contains:
- the LOC138851140 gene encoding uncharacterized protein; translated protein: MSCKMAVKTCCLWMLAVGIILEILGCYYQLFDPWVRDLEKERDDLRRQVDQATDACQPMFSWVSTSIVVDVWRYVSDAPVQETSTDFDHQFDPRWLPIIGRVMTAYECYLEIQNLKTLLEVTSCCHEGSSTPFMMSLCVLMLITVSAIGLIAEVNLWRRRTSDTVKMAMVGKPKTRKLNRRHGKNASKKNDQDQTGSIEPEITVEPEVPVEPEVPVEPEVPVGLAVPVELTVPVEPEGPPNPPEGGNSVSPPLCAKQWYTLLTVCPKGSYHKLMENKGLFVVELLQKYHVELELNMHEDTVKITSPDHSQALQCNRAIISKLSTEKNLHKSWVGMAQDG